A single region of the Candidatus Kryptoniota bacterium genome encodes:
- the hisG gene encoding ATP phosphoribosyltransferase, translated as MPNDKILKLGLPKGSLQESTFTLFQKAGYNISVSSRSYVPNIADDEIKPMLVRAQEMSRYVEHGTFDAGITGKDWILETGSDVQEVAELVYAKQSMRPVKWVLAVQEDSDYKSVADLKGKRISTEVVNITKQYLKKHDVEADVEFSWGATEVKVPELADAIVEVTETGSSLRANHLRIIDTVLESSTRLIANKEAYKDKWKKEKIDTLALLLKAAIAAEGKVGLKMNLKKADLPRIIGIIPALRRPTVSPLSDDEWVAIETIIEEKIVRILVPELKRNGAEGIIEYPLNKIVP; from the coding sequence ATGCCCAACGACAAAATTCTCAAGCTCGGATTGCCGAAAGGAAGCTTGCAGGAATCGACGTTCACACTTTTTCAGAAAGCAGGATACAACATTTCAGTCTCGTCGAGGAGCTACGTTCCCAACATTGCTGACGACGAGATCAAGCCGATGCTAGTGAGGGCGCAGGAAATGTCGAGGTACGTCGAGCATGGAACTTTCGACGCCGGGATCACGGGCAAGGACTGGATTCTCGAAACGGGGAGCGACGTACAGGAAGTGGCGGAGTTGGTTTACGCAAAACAGAGCATGCGTCCGGTAAAATGGGTGCTGGCAGTCCAGGAAGACTCGGACTACAAGTCTGTCGCCGATCTGAAGGGAAAGAGGATTTCGACTGAAGTAGTCAACATCACGAAACAATATCTGAAGAAACACGACGTCGAAGCGGATGTGGAGTTTTCGTGGGGAGCCACTGAAGTTAAAGTGCCGGAGCTTGCCGACGCAATAGTAGAGGTAACGGAAACGGGAAGTTCGCTTCGCGCGAATCACCTGAGGATAATCGACACGGTTCTGGAATCGTCTACCCGACTCATTGCCAACAAAGAGGCATATAAAGACAAGTGGAAGAAGGAAAAGATAGACACGCTTGCACTTCTCTTGAAGGCGGCGATTGCGGCCGAGGGGAAAGTCGGGTTGAAGATGAACCTGAAGAAGGCGGATCTGCCGAGAATAATCGGGATCATCCCGGCTCTCAGGCGACCGACCGTGTCGCCTCTATCGGATGATGAATGGGTCGCGATAGAAACAATAATCGAAGAGAAGATTGTCAGGATACTCGTGCCCGAGTTGAAGCGGAACGGGGCGGAAGGAATTATCGAGTATCCGCTGAACAAGATCGTTCCTTAG
- the purN gene encoding phosphoribosylglycinamide formyltransferase, producing the protein MKIAVFVSGRGTNLLNIIKKQKDGFLKSEVGIVISDRECEAIESSKSAGIQTKVADPRSFQDEMDFGVELLDSLRKSGTDFIVLAGYLKKIPDVVVKQYANRVINIHPALLPSFGGKGMYGLRVHQSVIDYGCKVSGATVHIVDTEYDHGPVVIQKCVKVENGDTAESLASRIHQLEYELLPDAIKLFEENRVKIEGRRVILS; encoded by the coding sequence ATGAAAATTGCGGTATTTGTGTCCGGCAGAGGCACAAACCTTCTCAATATTATTAAGAAGCAAAAAGATGGATTTCTGAAATCGGAAGTCGGTATCGTGATTTCCGATCGTGAGTGCGAAGCGATAGAAAGTTCTAAGAGTGCCGGTATCCAGACAAAAGTTGCCGATCCGAGAAGTTTCCAGGATGAAATGGATTTCGGAGTAGAGTTGCTGGACTCTCTCAGGAAAAGCGGAACCGATTTCATCGTCCTTGCCGGCTACTTGAAAAAAATTCCGGATGTGGTCGTAAAGCAGTATGCGAACAGGGTCATCAACATTCACCCGGCGCTCCTCCCATCGTTCGGTGGAAAGGGAATGTACGGTCTGAGAGTTCACCAGTCTGTGATCGATTACGGCTGCAAAGTAAGCGGTGCGACGGTGCATATTGTCGATACCGAATACGACCACGGTCCGGTGGTCATTCAGAAGTGTGTGAAGGTTGAAAACGGCGACACGGCCGAGAGTCTCGCATCGAGGATTCACCAGCTTGAATACGAGCTGCTTCCGGACGCAATAAAACTCTTTGAGGAAAATAGAGTGAAGATTGAAGGGAGAAGGGTAATTCTTTCGTGA
- the purH gene encoding bifunctional phosphoribosylaminoimidazolecarboxamide formyltransferase/IMP cyclohydrolase, with amino-acid sequence MKIKRVLISVTDKTGLVEFANVIVKSGAEIYSTGGTLQALEAAGVNAHSISDVTKFPEILDGRVKTLHPAVFAGILAKRIPDHLDQLKKLNLSTFDMVVVNLYKFEQAVASGANLDAVVESIDIGGPSLIRAAAKNYEGCAVVVDPSQYADVSAELSAKGEIGINLLKYLAAAAFEKVAMYDVAIANFFKSKFGNGNQIPDSFMAAERKSMDMRYGENPHQSAGFYGDFGKFFEHIHGKELSYNNLVDVDAAQRLLQEFEAPAVVIIKHTNPCGVGIGHDLDEAYARAFKTDPKSAFGGIVALNRTVEPALAETLNQIFLEVLIAPEFSSQALEILRKKKDRRLIVCKNKLPDVLQVRSSCGGILVQTADSVIFDENNLKVVTNRRPTESELSNLKFAYTVCKHMKSNAIVFAGNGMTLGSGAGQMSRVDSVRIARMKADEAGLNLEGSVVASDAYFPFSDNVEEIAKAGATAVVQPGGSVRDSDSIEAANRLNISMVFTGIRHFKH; translated from the coding sequence GTGAAAATCAAACGAGTGCTGATAAGTGTAACTGATAAAACGGGGTTGGTTGAATTCGCGAATGTGATTGTGAAATCGGGAGCAGAGATCTATAGTACCGGAGGGACGCTTCAGGCACTCGAGGCAGCAGGAGTGAACGCGCACAGTATCAGTGACGTGACGAAGTTTCCTGAGATACTGGATGGGCGCGTGAAGACTCTCCATCCTGCTGTCTTTGCGGGTATTCTCGCGAAGCGCATCCCTGATCATCTCGACCAGCTGAAGAAGCTTAATCTCTCTACCTTCGACATGGTTGTCGTTAACCTTTACAAATTTGAACAGGCGGTAGCTTCAGGCGCAAACCTCGATGCTGTCGTCGAGAGCATCGATATCGGCGGTCCGTCCCTCATTCGCGCGGCAGCAAAAAACTATGAAGGCTGCGCAGTTGTCGTGGACCCGTCCCAGTATGCTGACGTGTCTGCGGAGTTGTCCGCTAAAGGTGAGATCGGCATTAATCTCCTCAAGTATCTGGCGGCAGCGGCGTTTGAAAAGGTCGCCATGTACGATGTGGCGATTGCCAATTTCTTCAAGTCGAAATTCGGAAACGGAAATCAGATCCCCGACTCGTTCATGGCTGCCGAGCGGAAGAGCATGGATATGCGCTACGGCGAGAACCCACATCAGTCGGCCGGCTTTTACGGGGACTTCGGAAAATTTTTCGAGCACATTCACGGGAAGGAATTATCTTACAACAATCTCGTTGACGTCGACGCGGCGCAGAGACTCCTCCAGGAATTTGAGGCGCCTGCGGTTGTAATCATCAAACATACGAATCCATGCGGAGTCGGGATCGGGCATGATCTTGACGAAGCTTATGCCCGGGCGTTCAAGACGGATCCCAAGAGTGCGTTCGGAGGAATAGTGGCGCTCAACAGGACTGTCGAGCCCGCACTCGCTGAAACACTCAACCAGATTTTTCTTGAGGTGCTGATCGCGCCCGAGTTTTCTTCTCAAGCCCTTGAAATTCTCAGGAAGAAGAAGGACAGGCGTCTTATCGTGTGCAAGAACAAACTTCCGGACGTTCTTCAGGTGCGGTCATCGTGCGGAGGCATACTGGTACAGACCGCGGACAGCGTGATCTTCGATGAAAACAATCTGAAGGTGGTGACTAACCGAAGGCCGACGGAATCCGAGTTAAGCAACCTTAAATTTGCCTACACGGTCTGCAAACACATGAAATCGAACGCGATCGTTTTCGCGGGGAACGGGATGACCCTCGGATCGGGAGCCGGCCAGATGTCGAGAGTGGACTCCGTCCGGATCGCGCGCATGAAAGCCGACGAAGCCGGATTGAATCTCGAAGGAAGTGTCGTAGCATCGGATGCCTATTTCCCATTCTCGGACAACGTGGAGGAGATTGCGAAAGCCGGAGCTACGGCGGTCGTCCAGCCAGGCGGCTCAGTACGAGATTCGGACTCCATTGAGGCCGCGAATAGGCTGAACATATCAATGGTTTTTACAGGAATCAGACATTTCAAACATTAG
- a CDS encoding rod shape-determining protein, which yields MGFFGLLSNDLAIDLGTANTLIWMRSKGVVLREPSIVAFDKNSKRIVAIGHEAREMLGRTHRDIQVIRPMRDGVIADFEIAEGMLRAFIRKVHAGMIPSRRIVISVPSGITEVEKRAVRDASEHAGAKEVHLIAEPMAAAIGIGLDVDAPVGNMVIDIGGGTTEIAVIALSGIVNEESIRIAGDEMNNAIIQFFKKNHNILIGERTAEAIKCEVGSAMPLKEEITIQVKGRDLVAGIPKTTEVSSAEIREALNEPVGAIVDAVKISLERTPPELSADILDRGIMLSGGGALLKGLDERIRMETNLPVHVAEDPLTAVVRGVGKVLDKIAEYNKVLIKSRRY from the coding sequence ATGGGATTTTTCGGACTACTATCGAACGATCTGGCTATCGACCTGGGAACCGCGAACACTCTGATCTGGATGAGATCCAAGGGCGTCGTTCTCCGAGAGCCATCGATCGTCGCGTTTGACAAGAATTCGAAGCGTATAGTCGCTATCGGACATGAGGCGAGAGAAATGCTCGGGCGAACGCACAGGGATATCCAGGTGATCAGGCCGATGCGTGACGGAGTTATCGCCGACTTCGAAATCGCCGAGGGGATGCTTCGTGCATTCATTCGGAAAGTGCATGCCGGAATGATCCCGAGCAGACGAATCGTGATAAGTGTCCCGAGCGGAATTACCGAGGTCGAAAAGAGGGCCGTGAGGGACGCGTCGGAACACGCGGGAGCAAAAGAAGTTCATCTTATCGCTGAACCGATGGCCGCAGCCATTGGAATAGGACTCGATGTCGACGCGCCCGTTGGAAATATGGTCATCGACATCGGCGGAGGCACGACTGAGATCGCTGTCATCGCTCTGTCGGGAATCGTGAACGAGGAATCCATACGGATCGCGGGCGACGAGATGAACAACGCGATCATACAATTCTTCAAGAAGAACCATAACATACTCATCGGGGAACGCACCGCTGAGGCGATTAAATGTGAAGTCGGCTCCGCAATGCCGCTCAAGGAAGAAATTACGATTCAAGTAAAGGGTCGTGATCTTGTGGCCGGCATTCCGAAGACAACCGAAGTTAGTTCGGCCGAGATCCGTGAAGCTTTGAACGAGCCAGTCGGCGCTATTGTGGATGCGGTAAAAATCTCTCTCGAGCGTACACCGCCTGAATTGTCCGCCGATATCCTGGACAGGGGAATCATGCTCTCCGGCGGAGGCGCGCTGCTCAAAGGTCTGGATGAGAGAATCAGGATGGAAACCAATCTGCCGGTTCACGTGGCAGAAGATCCTCTTACTGCTGTGGTGCGAGGTGTCGGAAAAGTCCTCGACAAGATCGCGGAATACAACAAGGTGCTTATCAAGAGCAGACGGTATTGA
- the mreC gene encoding rod shape-determining protein MreC, with protein sequence MFKWLTEFFAVAKNYLVFALLLSFSFFLISTNSNTHTQGLQTLGLVTTSYLEAGVKSVLGYFSLSAKNNELQRENAQLVDMAARIRETVAENQQLRDMLKLKGLKPAPMIPANVVGRTSESGRYFVTLDVGSDDGVSVNDPVVTGRGLVGIVMAVSGNYSLVRTLLDSDSRIAARLVNAASDGIIVAGGFGDLSMKNVSRRYSVGENDIVETSTLSSLVPPGIVIGIVAKATDEAGNIFKEIEVQPAVDYTSLSAAFVMRYSRPAGAVGLESKALQKTK encoded by the coding sequence ATGTTTAAATGGTTAACTGAATTTTTCGCGGTAGCGAAGAACTATCTGGTCTTCGCGCTGCTCCTATCTTTTTCTTTTTTCCTTATCTCCACGAATAGTAACACGCACACGCAGGGTTTGCAGACTCTTGGACTGGTGACCACTTCGTACCTCGAGGCCGGAGTCAAGAGCGTGCTCGGATATTTCAGTCTCAGCGCGAAGAACAACGAGTTGCAGAGGGAAAACGCCCAGCTTGTCGATATGGCGGCGCGTATCCGCGAGACAGTTGCCGAGAACCAGCAGCTGCGCGATATGCTCAAACTGAAGGGCCTGAAACCTGCTCCGATGATTCCGGCCAACGTGGTTGGGCGAACCTCAGAAAGCGGAAGGTACTTCGTCACGCTCGATGTCGGATCTGATGACGGCGTTTCGGTCAACGACCCGGTGGTCACGGGGAGAGGCCTCGTAGGAATCGTGATGGCGGTGAGCGGCAATTACTCGTTAGTCAGGACTCTTCTCGACAGCGACAGCAGAATAGCGGCACGGCTTGTAAACGCGGCGTCTGACGGAATAATCGTGGCCGGCGGGTTTGGCGATTTGTCCATGAAGAACGTGTCGAGACGGTATTCAGTTGGTGAAAACGATATCGTCGAGACATCGACTCTCAGCAGTCTTGTCCCTCCGGGAATCGTGATCGGGATCGTGGCCAAAGCGACCGATGAGGCGGGAAACATATTTAAGGAAATAGAAGTCCAGCCGGCGGTCGATTACACCTCGCTCTCGGCGGCGTTCGTCATGCGGTACTCGCGGCCTGCCGGCGCAGTCGGTTTGGAATCAAAAGCGCTTCAAAAGACTAAATGA
- the mreD gene encoding rod shape-determining protein MreD produces the protein MTKQILGYIGLGIAAIIAQKFLDNFAAINLVSPQLVILFVVFLSLREGQLNGMCGGFVIGIFHDLLATHFLGITSFIGVIAGFVAGFFYKESDIELAARTFSFAWISAITLFVSELVALPIIAAGELNYVYVFLKFTLGTTVYTSVFAMIIVFVNGKKSRYV, from the coding sequence ATGACAAAACAGATTCTCGGATACATAGGTCTCGGTATCGCGGCGATCATCGCTCAGAAATTCCTGGACAACTTTGCGGCGATCAATCTTGTCTCGCCGCAGCTGGTGATCCTGTTCGTTGTATTCCTTTCGCTGCGCGAAGGGCAGCTGAACGGCATGTGCGGCGGATTTGTAATCGGGATATTCCACGACCTCCTTGCGACACATTTCCTGGGTATCACCTCATTCATCGGAGTCATTGCGGGATTTGTCGCCGGCTTCTTTTATAAGGAGAGCGACATCGAGCTTGCCGCCAGGACCTTCAGCTTCGCCTGGATTTCCGCCATCACTCTTTTCGTTTCGGAACTTGTGGCGCTTCCGATCATCGCAGCCGGCGAGTTGAATTATGTCTACGTTTTCTTGAAATTCACTCTTGGTACGACAGTCTACACGTCGGTTTTTGCAATGATTATTGTATTCGTGAACGGAAAGAAGAGTCGATATGTTTGA
- the mrdA gene encoding penicillin-binding protein 2, which yields MFDTDFGSRARSVIMRGVVTVALLAIVIKLGDMQLMNEVVYGKKSESITTRIFVQQPLRGEIFDRNGKVLVENDPAYEVSVIPFEFKDSQIPAFSTLLQMDSSDISRRIQIGTQISPYFPVRLKRDISFATLSSIEEHLKEFKGVYFDIDPKRVYIGKARAAHVLGFTKEISEQQLETLGDYYKPGDIVGYTGLEASYETILRGQKGLKYLAVSASGQVMGSYEEGKIDVAAKDGNDLYLTLDEGLQAKAESLLVGQRGAVVALDPNNGEVLAMVSAPDFDPDVFSGYTSKDEWDALMNNQDHPLFNRATMSVLPPGSTFKMVLASAALQEGIADESYTIHCTGVFYYGGRAFRCHGVHGTVNIIDAIEKSCNVFYYNLMLKVGLDTWTKYGQMFGFGEKTGIDLKEESPGVLPSRDYFDTVFGKNGWTNGYLVSLGIGQGELSCSPIQMAAYTMALANYGHYYQPHLVRYVRDRNNDKIYYTQYNDRTIPISKEVFDQVREGMYLVVNGSAGTGRVAAIPGVLVAGKTGTAQNPRGKDHAWFISFAPYEHPKIALAVLVENAGFGGSIAAPISKALIEYYLKETGDLPQEVPPAPVTTAALK from the coding sequence ATGTTTGACACCGATTTCGGCTCGCGCGCAAGATCGGTTATCATGAGAGGGGTCGTCACAGTTGCCTTACTCGCGATCGTGATCAAACTCGGCGACATGCAACTCATGAATGAAGTTGTCTATGGCAAAAAATCCGAGTCGATTACCACACGCATATTCGTTCAGCAGCCACTTCGCGGCGAGATATTCGACAGGAACGGAAAGGTTCTTGTGGAGAACGATCCCGCATATGAAGTATCGGTGATACCGTTCGAATTCAAGGACAGTCAGATACCGGCTTTCTCAACACTTCTTCAGATGGACAGCAGCGATATCTCGAGGAGGATCCAGATTGGAACCCAGATATCGCCTTACTTTCCGGTCAGGCTGAAACGGGATATTTCCTTCGCGACACTTTCCTCCATCGAGGAGCATCTCAAGGAATTCAAGGGTGTCTATTTCGACATAGATCCGAAACGCGTCTACATCGGCAAGGCGAGAGCGGCCCATGTGCTCGGATTTACAAAGGAAATTTCAGAACAACAGCTCGAGACGCTCGGAGATTATTATAAGCCTGGCGATATCGTCGGCTACACGGGACTTGAGGCAAGTTACGAGACCATCCTGCGCGGTCAGAAGGGGCTGAAGTATCTGGCGGTTAGCGCGAGCGGGCAGGTCATGGGAAGCTACGAGGAGGGCAAGATCGACGTTGCGGCAAAGGACGGGAACGACCTTTACCTGACGCTCGATGAAGGACTGCAGGCCAAGGCCGAGTCTTTGCTGGTCGGCCAGAGAGGTGCCGTCGTCGCCCTCGATCCGAATAATGGTGAAGTCCTTGCGATGGTCAGCGCCCCTGATTTTGATCCCGACGTTTTTTCCGGTTACACGTCGAAGGATGAATGGGACGCGTTGATGAATAACCAGGACCATCCGCTCTTCAACCGCGCAACGATGTCCGTTCTGCCGCCGGGATCAACATTCAAGATGGTCCTCGCGAGCGCCGCGCTCCAGGAAGGAATCGCAGATGAAAGTTACACAATTCACTGCACGGGCGTTTTCTATTACGGCGGCAGGGCGTTCAGGTGCCATGGCGTCCACGGAACCGTCAACATCATAGACGCGATAGAAAAATCGTGCAACGTGTTTTATTACAACCTCATGCTCAAAGTGGGCCTTGATACCTGGACGAAGTACGGCCAGATGTTCGGGTTCGGAGAAAAGACCGGGATCGACCTCAAAGAAGAAAGCCCGGGGGTGCTCCCGTCGAGAGATTACTTCGATACGGTTTTCGGGAAGAACGGCTGGACAAACGGTTATCTGGTGAGCCTCGGGATCGGTCAGGGAGAACTGAGCTGCTCGCCGATACAGATGGCGGCGTACACGATGGCACTTGCGAACTATGGGCATTATTATCAGCCGCATCTTGTGCGATACGTGCGCGACAGGAACAACGACAAGATTTACTATACGCAGTACAACGATCGGACAATTCCGATAAGCAAGGAAGTATTCGATCAGGTCCGCGAAGGGATGTACCTGGTCGTGAATGGTTCCGCCGGAACGGGGCGAGTAGCGGCGATTCCAGGCGTTCTGGTCGCCGGAAAGACTGGCACGGCGCAGAACCCGCGTGGAAAGGATCACGCGTGGTTCATCTCTTTCGCGCCGTACGAACATCCGAAGATTGCACTCGCGGTCCTTGTGGAAAACGCGGGCTTCGGAGGATCCATCGCCGCTCCTATCTCCAAAGCACTGATCGAGTACTATCTGAAAGAGACGGGCGACCTGCCGCAGGAGGTGCCGCCGGCTCCTGTGACTACTGCCGCCCTCAAGTAA
- the rodA gene encoding rod shape-determining protein RodA, giving the protein MFDFFKDSFDYKTFFLALILGTIGVLAVNSATFNSGTSDYFVKDLIWQGMGIVLALTIMFSSNRFLENGAYYFYAFTILLLLFVLVGGKRVASHTSWLGIFGVGGQPSEFAKVATILALSKFISEKANERTPWHLIGISAAIVGAPMILTAVQPDLGTTVVYFAIFFPILFWGGLQPLVIVALIAPIAIIFAEFTGTSTLLITVVAFGVLFFLLSRKKLFAVTLSFVAVSFGLFMEYFYKKLLQPHQQKRIQIFLNPNIDPQGAGYNALQARVAIGSGGLFGKGYLHGAQTQLRFVPARWTDFIFTVIGEEFGFAGAAFTLVAFGALFFRGVRIAETVKTRFSSLAAIGITSVFLFHVFVNIGMNVNLAPIIGIPLPFISYGGSSILSDWMMVGILLNFYAHRKEH; this is encoded by the coding sequence ATGTTCGATTTTTTCAAAGACTCGTTCGACTATAAGACTTTCTTTCTTGCCCTGATTCTCGGAACCATCGGGGTACTGGCGGTCAACAGCGCCACATTCAATTCCGGCACCAGCGATTATTTTGTCAAGGATCTGATCTGGCAGGGCATGGGCATAGTCCTCGCCCTCACAATCATGTTCTCCTCGAACCGTTTTCTTGAAAACGGTGCTTACTATTTCTATGCGTTCACTATTCTCCTTCTGCTGTTCGTGCTGGTCGGCGGGAAAAGAGTTGCAAGCCACACCAGTTGGCTGGGAATATTCGGCGTCGGTGGCCAGCCCTCCGAGTTCGCAAAAGTGGCGACGATACTCGCGTTGTCAAAGTTCATTTCCGAGAAAGCGAATGAGCGGACCCCGTGGCATTTGATCGGGATATCGGCGGCGATTGTCGGAGCTCCCATGATACTGACAGCGGTACAGCCGGACCTCGGGACAACCGTCGTCTACTTTGCCATATTCTTTCCGATTCTGTTTTGGGGCGGACTTCAACCGCTTGTAATTGTCGCGCTTATCGCACCGATCGCGATCATATTTGCGGAGTTCACCGGAACATCGACTCTTCTGATCACCGTAGTTGCGTTCGGCGTTCTCTTCTTTCTTCTTAGCCGTAAAAAGCTGTTTGCCGTCACGTTGAGCTTTGTCGCGGTATCGTTTGGTCTGTTCATGGAATATTTTTACAAGAAACTTCTTCAGCCTCACCAGCAAAAACGTATCCAGATATTTTTGAACCCCAACATTGACCCCCAGGGCGCCGGCTATAATGCTCTCCAGGCTCGCGTCGCGATCGGAAGCGGCGGGCTTTTTGGAAAAGGATATCTGCACGGCGCTCAGACCCAACTCAGGTTCGTTCCCGCCAGGTGGACGGATTTCATATTCACAGTTATCGGTGAGGAGTTTGGGTTTGCGGGCGCAGCATTCACTCTTGTCGCGTTCGGTGCGCTTTTTTTCAGGGGGGTAAGAATCGCGGAAACCGTGAAGACTCGATTTTCAAGCCTCGCGGCCATCGGAATAACATCCGTCTTTCTCTTTCACGTTTTCGTTAACATCGGAATGAATGTCAATCTTGCCCCGATCATCGGAATCCCCCTCCCATTCATCAGCTACGGAGGATCGTCGATTCTTTCAGATTGGATGATGGTCGGGATTCTTTTAAATTTCTACGCACACAGGAAGGAACATTAG
- the dcd gene encoding dCTP deaminase: MILSDKRILEEIDKGSIVIEPFDRKYLGSNSYDVHLADKMAVYKDDVLDARRHNEVVQFKIDDDGFLLLPGRLYLGVTQEYTETHTFVPFLEGKSSIGRLGIDIHSTAGKGDIGYCNTWTLEISVKQPVKIYAGMPIGQLIYFQVSGDVMVPYNKKKTAKYTRKTKLPVESMMWKNFDSKIFGSR; this comes from the coding sequence ATGATCCTCAGCGACAAGCGAATCCTTGAAGAAATAGATAAAGGAAGCATTGTGATCGAGCCGTTCGACAGAAAATATCTCGGCTCGAATTCTTATGATGTCCATCTCGCCGACAAAATGGCTGTCTATAAAGACGACGTCCTGGACGCGCGCAGGCATAACGAGGTGGTACAGTTCAAAATTGACGATGACGGTTTCCTCCTTCTCCCGGGACGCCTGTATCTCGGAGTCACGCAGGAGTATACGGAAACCCACACGTTCGTACCGTTCCTCGAAGGCAAATCGAGTATCGGGAGGCTTGGCATCGACATTCACTCGACGGCAGGAAAAGGCGATATCGGCTACTGCAACACCTGGACGCTTGAGATAAGCGTGAAACAGCCCGTTAAGATTTACGCCGGCATGCCGATCGGACAACTGATTTACTTTCAGGTCAGCGGTGACGTGATGGTTCCTTATAATAAAAAGAAAACAGCGAAGTACACTCGCAAGACAAAACTCCCCGTCGAATCGATGATGTGGAAGAATTTCGATTCGAAAATCTTTGGTTCGAGATGA
- the pyrF gene encoding orotidine-5'-phosphate decarboxylase, with protein sequence MSFKKLSASIEKRSSNLCIGLDPSADRIPEFLFEYEDAVLEFNSRIIEATADVACAFKLNTAFYEALGEKGWLTFGETIARIPDDIYVIADCKRSDIGNSAKYYAQTFFDFFEADAVTVNPYMGYDSIEPFLCYKEKDIFALAVTSNKGAHDFQLLEFGGKKFYEYVLEKLSEWNKDGNIGAVVGATKGDQLASIRKEYPQLPLLIPGVGAQGGSVEDVAAVAADGGTPVLINVGRDIIFAGYDEKFADRVREKAFYYNALLKGK encoded by the coding sequence ATGAGTTTCAAAAAGCTTTCCGCTTCCATCGAGAAACGTTCGAGCAATCTTTGCATCGGGCTCGATCCATCTGCTGACAGGATCCCGGAATTCCTCTTCGAATACGAGGACGCGGTTCTCGAGTTTAATTCCAGGATAATAGAAGCGACCGCCGATGTTGCATGCGCGTTTAAACTGAACACGGCTTTCTATGAGGCGCTCGGCGAAAAAGGATGGCTGACATTCGGGGAAACGATAGCTAGAATTCCCGACGATATTTATGTGATCGCCGATTGCAAGAGAAGCGACATCGGCAACAGCGCGAAATATTATGCGCAGACATTTTTCGATTTCTTTGAAGCCGATGCTGTGACGGTGAATCCATACATGGGGTATGACTCGATAGAACCTTTTCTTTGTTACAAAGAGAAAGATATATTCGCTCTCGCTGTGACATCCAACAAAGGGGCACACGACTTTCAGCTGCTCGAGTTCGGCGGAAAAAAGTTTTACGAGTATGTTCTGGAAAAACTTTCCGAGTGGAACAAAGATGGAAATATTGGAGCGGTGGTGGGAGCCACGAAAGGTGATCAGCTAGCTTCGATAAGGAAGGAATACCCGCAGCTCCCGCTCCTGATACCGGGTGTCGGTGCGCAGGGCGGCTCGGTCGAAGATGTCGCCGCGGTGGCGGCCGATGGCGGCACCCCGGTTCTTATAAACGTGGGAAGGGATATCATATTCGCGGGATATGACGAAAAATTTGCCGACAGGGTAAGAGAGAAGGCGTTTTATTACAACGCTTTACTGAAAGGGAAATGA